The following proteins come from a genomic window of Hydractinia symbiolongicarpus strain clone_291-10 chromosome 2, HSymV2.1, whole genome shotgun sequence:
- the LOC130629386 gene encoding uncharacterized protein LOC130629386, with protein sequence MELNKNESTFNLDGDTNVVDVLLQTFGVKGLKAGHDVACNFAAWKLSELKLFLKISGKLKGLTNAKKQKVLETVILTWKKLNYIQLSSTMTVKENQDDTDAAAPSAAILLSPIRKPIPGVTASTPRDPTLRYPDIKEGMCKADFETWTMSHLQEFLGDRNINRTGNKCRLVENAFAAYKLNLAVSATNIQEEKEQIKRDVSAKLLLENGLMRLPDPTTLKNDWVEAPINLPDTLNNNVTEYLEKNNAGKAFKGGNSLLQSGHVSNVMTHMISPNIRYCFVRGSCLPEQKLSKDPYSVWVCLHKDFGDVITGDCSCTAGVSGVCKHVGGLLWYIEREVRLGHNQTCTSKKQQWSVPSKKQLKLHVPDILNNITIKKPKAEKILSPNESYGQNRFHYDPRHVNDRSTDLLYEKDINALADVTNGNCGIVQLMRKRCHHDNADGEIISNVVEISETEHVETPMTVQQNFEKVGTTSFENFTSHLKISPAQQLLVQELTSNQSKDVSWFEYRRDRVTASKFKDCCIKVDNNFDIINPKKTRTLISKVCGYYDSKYQSKACRWGINNEPVARKIYEKNMKKSHRHFKVMEPGFFIDMAYPFIGASPDGLVSCSCHDPGLLEIKCPWTHRGLNIPEYASKKDSCLEIVGVDIKLKRKHTYFYQMQCQMHATGRNWCDFFLCTTKDSFVERIMFDKEFYDMAVRKATVVYKELILPEIYTRDLCYTLHVEKEVKETVADIVDHVTIALSNTS encoded by the exons ATGGaattgaataaaaatgaaagtacTTTCAACTTAGATGGTGATACAAATGTTGTCGATGTTTTACTACAAACGTTTGGTGTGAAAGGTTTGAAAGCTGGGCATGATGTAGCTTGTAACTTCGCTGCTTGGAAGTTGTCtgaattaaagttgtttttgaagATTAGTGGGAAGTTAAAGGGATTGACAAATGCCAAAAAACAGAAAGTTCTAGAAACAGTCATTTTAACTTGGAAAAAATTAAACTATATTCAGCTTTCATCAACAATGACGGTGAAGGAAAATCAAGATGACACTGATGCTGCTGCTCCTTCAGCAGCTATACTTTTGTCGCCTATACGAAAACCCATTCCTGGGGTAACAGCAAGCACACCTCGTGATCCTACGTTGAGATACCCAGACATAAAAGAAGGAATGTGCAAAGCCGATTTTGAAACATGGACGATGTCTCATCTACAAGAATTTTTAGGAGACAGAAACATCAACCGAACTGGAAATAAATGCAGATTAGTGGAAAATGCCTTCGCAGCTTATAAATTGAATCTTGCAGTATCAGCAACCAATATTCAGGAAGAGAAAGAACAAATTAAGAGGGACGTTTCTGCTAAGCTGCTATTAGAGAATGGTTTGATGAGACTGCCCGATCCCACTACATTGAAAAATGATTGGGTAGAAGCACCCATAAATCTGCCTGATACGTTAAATAACAATGTTACCGagtatttagaaaaaaacaatGCTGGCAAAGCCTTCAAGGGAGGAAATTCGTTGTTACAGTCCGGTCATGTATCGAATGTCATGACACACATGATAAGTCCGAACATTCGTTATTGTTTTGTACGTGGTTCATGTCTTCCAGAACAGAAATTATCTAAAGATCCTTATTCTGTGTGGGTTTGCTTGCACAAAGATTTTGGTGATGTAATTACTGGTGATTGTAGTTGCACTGCCGG agtATCAGGTGTGTGCAAACATGTTGGTGGTTTACTTTGGTACATTGAGCGAGAAGTGAGACTGGGACATAATCAAACATGTACATCAAAGAAGCAGCAGTGGAGTGTTCCGTCCAAGAAGCAGCTAAAATTGCATGTCCCTGATATATTAAATaacatcacaataaaaaaaccaaaagctgaaaaaattttaagtCCCAATGAAAGCTATGGACAAAATAGATTTCATTATGATCCAAGACATGTGAACGATCGTAGTACAGATTTACTTTACGAGAAAGATATTAACGCATTAGCAGATGTTACGAATGGAAATTGTGGCATCGTACAGTTGATGCGTAAACGTTGTCACCATGATAATGCGGATGGAGAAATTATATCGAATGTTGTAGAAATTTCAGAAACAGAACATGTTGAAACACCTATGACGgttcaacaaaattttgaaaaagttggtACGACATCCTTTGAAAATTTTACTAGCCATTTGAAAATTAGTCCTGCACAGCAACTTCTTGTTCAAGAACTTACATCTAATCAAAGCAAGGATGTATCATGGTTTGAATACCGACGTGATCGTGTCACAGCATCAAAGTTTAAAGACTGTTGTATAAAAGTTGATAATAACTTTGATATTATAAACCCCAAGAAAACACGTACTTTGATATCTAAAGTTTGCGGTTACTATGATTCAAAATATCAATCGAAAGCATGTCGATGGGGCATAAATAATGAACCTGTCGCCAGAAAGATATACGAGAAGAACATGAAAAAATCTCATCGACACTTCAAAGTTATGGAACCTGGATTTTTTATTGATATGGCATATCCATTTATTGGTGCAAGCCCCGATGGATTAGTTAGTTGTAGTTGTCATGATCCTGGCTTATTAGAAATTAAGTGTCCTTGGACTCATCGTGGATTGAATATACCTGAGTATGCCTCGAAGAAGGATTCATGTTTGGAAATTGTTGGCGTAGATATTAAATTAAAACGTAAACATACATATTTTTATCAGATGCAGTGCCAAATGCATGCAACCGGAAGGAACTGGtgtgatttttttctttgcacCACGAAAGACAGTTTTGTTGAAAGGATTATGTTTGACAAAGAGTTTTATGATATGGCTGTTCGAAAAGCCACAGTCGTGTATAAGGAGTTGATACTACCTGAAATATATACTAGAGACTTATGCTATACATTGCATGTGGAGAAAGAAGTGAAGGAGACTGTCGCAGATATTGTTGATCATGTTACTATTGCTTTATCTAATACCTCATGA
- the LOC130629759 gene encoding uncharacterized protein LOC130629759 produces MSHVGILRWHSPKTEKDAKSWEKALNRGDNEQCSRSKIYENCDSCTSKRNKTVTIIRQQIKIQELINENNDLKSGLHVKKPFSIDEIKNDDKAISLYTGLQNYGVFEWLYNRIKPKAEKLSYFKGETSYSKSNSNRKKTGPKRKLNTKSELFMTLIRLRLGELQCLIYWPSREENNGCYPKCFKDFPNTIGIIDCTEGGLEKPSLAKAQAQTYSSYKSKNTWKKLLSITPCGTISFISKCYGGCASDRYITETCGILEKINPGDNLMADKGFNISDLLVGRGSKLIIPRFLKDKIRFTRKNCNRTSNIAKARIHVERAIARIKDFRILQGAIPVTMKDLLDDIFVICAAITNLAPPLVPFLRLSCLYFIKSPNQDKAFIFEPIMTARSSITRNKLRNMISARINDWKVKNIERLTQGVHGKVRSI; encoded by the exons ATGTCTCATGTTGGCATTCTACGATGGCATTCTCCTAAAACTGAGAAAGATGCTAAAAGCTGGGAGAAGGCTTTGAATCGGGGTG ATAATGAACAATGTTCTCGTagtaaaatttatgaaaattgtGATTCGTGCACTTCGAAGCGAAACAAAACTGTTACCATTATAcgtcaacaaataaaaattcaagAATTGATAAATGAAAACAATGATTTAAAATCAGGTTTACatgtaaaaaaacctttttcaatAGACGAAATCAAGAATGACGATAAAGCGATAAGCCTGTATACCGGACTGCAAAATTATGGTGTGTTTGAATGGTTATACAACCGTATAAAACCAAAAGCTGAGAAGCTCAGTTACTTCAAGGGAGAAACCTCTTATTCAAAAAGTAATTCGAACAGAAAAAAGACAGGACCAAAAAGGAAACTCAACACAAAAAGTGAACTATTTATGACCCTCATAAGGCTTCGGCTGGG AGAACTTCAATGTTTGATATATTGGCCTTCCAGAGAAGAAAATAATGGATGCTACCCCAAGTGCTTCAAGGATTTTCCAAACACCATCGGCATTATAGATTGTACGGAAGGTGGACTAGAAAAACCTAGTTTAGCCAAAGCGCAAGCTCAAACGTATTCTTCATACAAATCTAAAAATACTTGGAAAAAACTGTTGTCGATCACACCTTGTGGAACAATTTCGTTCATTTCAAAATGCTATGGTGGGTGTGCTTCAGATCGGTATATAACAGAAACTTGTGGCATTCTTGAGAAAATTAACCCCGGTGACAACTTGATGGCAGATAAAGGTTTTAATATAAGTGATCTGTTGGTTGGAAGAGGATCAAAATTGATTATTCCTCGGTTCTTGAAGGATAAAATTCGTTTTACCAGAAAAAACTGCAATCGAACCTCTAATATAGCTAAGGCTAGAATACACGTGGAAAGGGCAATAGCTCGAATCAAAGACTTTCGTATACTCCAAGGTGCAATACCAGTTACAATGAAAGATTTATTGGATGATATTTTTGTCATTTGTGCTGCCATCACTAACTTAGCTCCACCTCTTGTGCCATT CTTGCGCTTgtcttgtttatattttataaagtcCC ccAATCAGGACAAGGCTTTTATATTTGAACCAATCATGACAGCGCGCAGTTCGATAACGAGAAATAAGTTGCGTAATATGATCTCAGCGAGAATCAACGACTGGAAGGTTAAGAATATAGAAAGGCTAACGCAAGGCGTTCACGGTAAAGTTCGGTCCATATGA